The genomic window GAAGCGGTGGCACTGTTTGTAGGGAACAGCGCCCCGAAACTGCACTACAGCATGGTGGCGATGGAGGATAAACGCCCCAATTATGCTCAGGGGTTAGTGCAACTCAATACCTCCGGTGTATCGGTGAAACTGATCCGCCAGATCCAGCAAGAACTCGACTCGCAGCTCCGCGACGCGCAGTGCATCGTATCGATGATCGAGCAGGGACCTCCGGCTCCGGCGGCGATCGAATTCCGACTATATGGCCCGTCATTGCAGCGACTTTCGGAACTTGGTCAGCAGGCCCAGGAACTGTTGATGGAGGTGCCCGGGGTGCTTCACACCCGAGCCTCGTTGGATCCCGGCGGTCCCTTGTTTGGGTTAGAAATCGACCAGCATGAAGCCGAACGATCGGGATTGAGCGACGAAGTCATCTCGCGACAGTTGCGTGATAGCCTGGACGGGGTGGTGGCGACGAATCTGAGCGAGGAGATCGAGGAGGTTCCGGTACGGGTGCGGCTGGCGAACAGCCACGCCAGCGATCCCGAACGAGTGCTTTCATTACCACTGGTCAGCACTGCCGCGGGTCCTCACAACATGCCGCTGGGAAGTGTCGCCAAGTGGCAAATCGATCAACAAATTTTCAGCATCTATCGTCGCAACTCTGCCCGCTGCAATATTATTTCGGCTTACGTGCAAGCCGATTTGTTGCCGATTGAGGTCGAGCACCAATTTCAACAATTGTTGGATGCGAAGCAATTCCAATTGCCGCCGGGCTATCGCTCGGACTTTGGCGGGATCAGCGCCGAGCGGGATTCGGCGGTCGGCAACCTAGTGCTGTACTCGACGATCGTAGCGGCCCTGATGATTGCCGTGCTGGTAATCACCTTCAGTTCGTTCCGCATGGCGGCGATCATATTGGGGGTTGCGATTCTGGCAGTTGGGATGGGGTTGGCCAGTCTGTGGATTTTTGGATATCCCATCGGCATCGTCGCAATTATCGGCATCGCCGGCATGATGGGCTTGGCGGTCAATGATTCGATCGTGATTTTGAGCGAATGTCAAAATGCCGGTGATGCCGGACACTCGATGGAGCGAAGCGTGTATGGGGCCACCCGACATGTGCTGACGACCACCGTCACGACGGTCGCCGGCGTGCTCCCTTTGGTTTTGCGTGGCGGCGTATTTTGGCCGCCGATGATGATCGTGATTGCCGGCGGAGTGGTCGGGGCGACCGTGATCGCACTCGGTTTTACTCCGGCTTGTTACAAGCTGTTGAAGTCTGGACGAACTACATCTGACAGGAAACATCCGTGACTCAGTTGCAAACGCTCGATTGGCCCGCACCCTGGCCGGTTATTTCCGACGCACATATACCGCAATTGAACGGGCACCGAGAGGAATGGATCTCCAGTGTCGCTCGGGGGCTGCGGCAGCGAGTGTATCTCGTTCGCGCGCGGCAAGGCGAGGCGATCACTGGAGTCCTGCCGTTACATCTTGTCAAAGGTCCGATCTTCGGTCGGTTCCTGGTCAGTATTCCTTACCTCAACACCGGCGGCGTGTGGGCGAAAGACGTGGAAACCGCCACGCGTTTGATCGACGTCGCCTGCGACTTGGCCGACCAACTGAATGTCCGTTACCTGGAACTGCGGCACGAGCAAGCCGTCGAACATCCACGGCTGAATTTTTCACGCACCGACAAAGTCCACATGCGACTGGCACTGCCTGACTCGGACGAAGCCTTGATGGCGTCGTTCAAATCGAAGCTCCGCAGCCAAATCAAAAAGACCGGTGAGTATGGGTTGTCCGTGCGGTTTGGCGGTGCGGAGTTTTTGCGGGACTTTTACAATGTGTTTGCCCACAACATGCGTGACCTGGGAACCCCGGTTTTCCCTCGCGGCTTGTTTGCCGCCATCCTGGAGGAATTTGGCGACCAAGCGGAACTGTGCATCGTCAGCAAAGACAGTCGGGCGGTCGCCGGTGCTTTGCTGGTCCATGCTGATGGAGTTAGTGAAGTCCCCAGCGCCAGCAGTCTGCGAGCCTTCAACCGCACCGGCGCCAACATGCTGATGTATCGCCATCTACTGGCACGTTCGATCGAACGGGGCAGCCGGACGTTCGATTTTGGACGCAGTAGCCAAGGCAGTGGCACCTACAAATTCAAAGCCCAGTGGGGTGCCCAGCCACACCCGGCCGTCTGGCAGTATTACGTCCGCAAAGGCTCGCCGGAAGACATGCGTCCAGAGGCCTCGGGCAAACAGCGGATGGTGCAACTTTGGCAAAAGTTACCGGTTTGGTTGACTCGTTTGATTGGGCCCCCGATCGTTCGTGGCATTCCCTAGGCGGAGCCGCAAACACGAATCTTCGAGACGTTCTGGTCGTGACGGCTATCCGGGCTTTGCTTCCTGGGTGCCGCTGCAGTGGGGCAGGGCAGCGGCTTCGCCGTCAAGTCCTCCGCGGGGCCCGCCGATGGAGAGAATGAACCGCTGGCCCTATATTTCGTTCACTCCACCGGAATGTCATGCTTTGGAACATTGCTTTCCGAACCCTTCTATGTGACCGGGGCAAATTGCTGGCCGGCCTGATCGGGGTCATCTTTTCCGTTGTACTGGTCAATATCCAAGGCGGCCTGTTTTTCGGCTTGATCAACAAAGCCAGTTTGCTGGTCGACCATAGCAATGCGGATATTTGGGTCGGCCATCGTGGGATGCACAATGTCGACTTTCCCCACGGAATTCCCGAGCGTTGGATTCACCGCGTGCGGAGCATTCCGGGCGTGCAACGAGCCGAACCGCTGCGGATCTTTTTCTCCGAGATCAGCTTGCCCGACGGCAACTTTGAAGGAGTCACGGTGGTCGGTGTGACCGAGGGCAGCGATTTGGGGCGGCCTTACGAGATTGTCGAAGGCCCGCAGGACGCCCTGTCTTATGTCGATGGCGTGGTAGTGGATCGTTGTGATAATGAGAAACTGTGCGAACCGGAGATCGGCGACATTCGCGAAATCGGCGGGCACCGGGTGCGGATTAGCGGGAAGTGCCAGGGCATCTTAAGTTTTTTGGTAACGCCCTACGTGTTTACGTCTTATGATCGCGCCGGAGAATTCTCCAACTCCGACCCCACGATGGCTTCGTACTTCCTGGTACGTGTCGAACCGGGCGCCGACCGTGAGCAGGTCTGCCAAGAAATTCGCCGACGCCTAGGAGACGTCACCGCGGTGGTGTCCGAAGAGTATGCGGCGACCAGCATTCAGTTTTGGATGACCCGTACCGGAATCGGCCTTAGCTTTGGAGCGGCCACGTTTTTGGGGTTGCTGGTCGGCTTGGTCATGGTTGGGCAGACGCTGTACGCCATGGTGCTCGATCGGATCAGCGAGTTCGCGACGCTGAAGGCTATCGGTTCGACCGAGCGAGAAATCATCGTGCTGTTGGGCGCCCAATCCACGGTGGTCGCCGTGGTGGGAATCACCATCGGTATGGGGCTCACCGTGTTGATCCGCTCCGTATTCAGTTCGCCCCGCGCGGAAATCGCAATTCCCAGCGGACTCTATCTGGCCAGTGCCGTGCTGGTGTTCACGATTTGTTTGGCGGCATCGGCATTACCGTACCTGCGGGTGCGACGCGTCGACCCACACCAAGTTTTACAGGGATAGAGGCAATGACAAACCACAACGTTGCCCCACACGCGGTACCGTCAGCATCCTTTGCCGTCGGTCCCGGAGAGCCCCAACACAAGGTCTCGCCGTCGTCGGGTGAGTCGGATCCGAACAGTACGCCGGAGATCATTCTTCGAGCCACCGGGGTCAGCAAGTCCTACAGCATCGGCGGCGAACAGCGAATGGTTTTGAACCACGTCGACTTTCAGGCTGCGTCACGAGAATGTGTGTATCTGACGGGGCCATCGGGAAGCGGCAAGAGCACATTGCTGTCGATTTTGGGTTGCCTGCTGGCTAGTGACACAGGCGAAATTTCCATCGCGGGGCAACGAGTGGATCTGCTGACGATTGCTCTCCGCACGCAGATCCGTCGTCAACACATCGGTTTCGTGTTTCAACGATTCCAATTGATTCGCGGGCTATCGGCCGAGGACAACGTGGCGTTTCCTCTGACGCTACAGGGCGTGTCCCTAGCGGACGCGCGTGAGCAAGCCGCAAGTCTGCTGCAGCGGGTGGGACTGGAGCATCATCGTCAAGCCCTACCGGCATCCATGAGTCCGGGACAGTGCCAGCGAGTGGCCTTGGCCCGGGCGGTGATCACTTCACCCAAATTGCTGCTCGCCGACGAACCCACCGCAGCTCTGGATTCCAGGTCCGGCAGCGAGGTGATGGAACTGTTAATGGATCTGGTAGCCACCACCGGGTCGGCTACCGTCGTGGTCACACACGACCCCCGCATCTTTAAATATGCCGACCGTGTTTGCGAAATTGAAAATGGGCAGTTCACATGAAAACGCTGGCTTCCGTAATTGTCATCATGCTGATCGTGGGATCGGCGGTCGTTGTTAGTGAAACCCATCTGGGGCCCACTTCGCCGCCGTCCGTAAGCGATTTGGATCGAGCTTCACAACCGGCTGCCACTGCCACCACCATGCGTGCCGCCGGGCGTATCCAAGGACGTACCGAAGAGATTGAACTGCGAGCCCAACTGGCCGAGCAGGTGCAACGGATCCATGTGGCCAAAGGACAATGGGTATCGGCGGGCGAAATTTTACTGACGCTGGACCCCAGTCGCTTGACGGCCGAACGCGACTTGGCTGCCGCCATGCTGGCTTTGGCTAAGGCCAAAAAAGTACGGCTGCAAAACGGCTCGCGTTCGACCGAAATCGAAACCGCTCGACAGGAATATCAAGCCACGATGGCTCGTCTGGCGGGAGCCCAAAAAGCCTACGATCGCAATGTCGAACTGTCCAGAAATGACGCCGTCAGCAAACAGACGCTCGACGAAAACCATGCCAGCCTGCAGTCGCTGCAAGCCATGGCGGCGGCCGCCCAAGGACGCCTAAACACGCTGCTGCTGCCGCCCAGAGAAGACGAATTGCTGGCGGCCGACGCGGAAATCGAAGCCGCTCAGTCGCGTTTGCAAATCGCCCAGATCAATCTGGATCGGACCCAGATCAAGGCACCGAGCGACGGCCGTATCCTGGGGCTGGAAGCCGAAGTCGGTGAGTTGACCGGTCCCGATAGCCCGCAACCGCTGATCGTCATGGCCGACACCACCCAATTGCGTGCCGTGGTCGAAATCGATGAATTTGACGCTTTAAGAGTCCAACTAAACCAACGCTGCCAGATCACGTCCGACGCCGCCGAGGGCGTATTGGCCCATGGTGAAATCGCGGAAATGGAACCGCAAATGCACCCCAAACGCCTGTTTGGGCAATGGGCGGGAGAACGCAGCGATACCTACAGCCGACGAATTTGGGTTAACCTGGAAGATTCTGTCGATCTACCGATCGGACTTCCCGTGGACGTATTTATCGAGGCGCAGTAGTGATGACCGAGCCACTGAGCTCAACGGAGAACAAGTGGCGACGTCGGTGTTGGCTGGTCTTGGCGGCTTGGTTGCTGTCGACGTTCCTGATGTCATTCGAAGAGGTCCGGGCCGTGGTCGCCTGGCCCTTGGTGGTCAACGATCCGGCGGCTAGCGGCGACGCGGCGTATGTAATGGCCGACGGCTATGCCTATATGGAACGCTTGCGAATGGCCTCGGACCTGTACCACATGAAACGGGTTCCAAAAATCATCCTGCTGAATGAACAACAGCCCGCCGGTTACAACTTTACGCGACAGCGTCTGGAAACGCGTGTACAACGAGCGATCGACTATCTGGAACTGTACGGAGTGCCCAACGAAATCATTGCGACCGTGGATGTTCCGCCAACGACCGCTCTGGGCTCGCGGAGCGAAGCCAGGGCCGTAGCCAGCCAATACCCAGAACTGAAGCGCATCGTTGTCGTCACCTCCGCGCCGCATACCCGCAGGAGCCGACTGTGTTTCCGGCGAGCCTGTGCCGAGGACGTGACGGTTCAAGTCGTGGCGGCCAGCGGAGCGAGCGAAAGTGCTGAAATCGACGAACCACTGTGGCTGGAATATTGCAAATTAGCGATCTACTACATTTGCGCATGACAGGTTCTCGCCGCCGCAAAAACGGTGTGGACCGGATTATGCATCAGGCCCGGAGGGCCGACATAGCCCTTGCCGGGGCTGGCAAGCCCCGGTAAACGCCTCTAACCAAACAAAGGCCCGGAGGGCCGACACAAAGGGAGTCCGGGCGGCGGTGCGCGTCGGCAGAACTGTGTCGGCCCTCCGGGCCTTGTGTCATCCAATATCTTCGGTCCGGGGGTTCACTCCCCCGGCAAAGACTGTGTCGGCACTCCGTGCCTGGGGAAGGGGCAATCGCGCAGGGTCTGTCCCCGCGCGGCGTCCGTATATAATTTTGCGATGGTTGCAATCCTTTGTGTTGGTGATTGGCAAACCAATACCTGGCAAAGGGATGTGACTTTTGTAAATCTCAAAATCTAGCCCAGCCCACCTATAACGCCACCGATTCGTCATGCCCCCCTAACCCCCTCCCCCAAATTATTGATCGCACGTCCCGATGGACGGTAAAACGCTACCGCCCCAAGCTTATCTTGCGGCCCTCCCGCAATCTGGCGGAGACGACTAGGCTAGGGTGATCGATACCACCCGCACGAAAATGCGTCCTCCAATGAACACGCCCCATTCTCAGACCGCTGATACCGATTCGACGCCACGGCTTAGTTCGTTCGTTGCAGGCTGCTTGACGATGGTCGCTTGGAGCGTGCTGGGACTAACGATCGGCGTCGGTGGTGGCTATTTTTTGTATGTCAAGAAACCGGCGGAGTTTCAGTCGGTGGCGGTCCTGCAAGTGCAGCATCAGGCAACGACCGACACGGACGATTCGCAAATAATCCTCAGCGATCCGGTGCTGAACCGCGCGGTCAGCGAGCATCGCCTCGACCGTTTGCCCAGCCTGCAGGCGCCGGGCGCGAATCGCAACCAAAACAACAACAAGAAAAACAATCCTCCGGCGCGTGATGTCATATCGCAGCTACGGCGGCACATCAAACTGCAACGGCGACCGCTCGCGGCTGCAGCTCCGGACGCCATCTATGAGGTCCAATGCCACGCGGCTTCATCGAGCGATAGTGAAGCCATCGCCAACGCGGTGGTGAGTTCTTATGTTCAATATCTTTCCGCGACCGACAACCAAACGGCCTGGAAATCGGCGATCGAGTTATTGCAGTCGGCCCGCAACGAAAGCTTGGAACGGATCGCGGAATTAGAGAAGCAACGCGTCCCGCTGAAGCTTCCCGCCAACGCATCGCTGGAGGCCGGAGAGGTGATCTCGGCCGAAGCCGTACGTTGGGATCGGCTCCGCAGCGAATCCGCGCGATTCCACGAAGAATACATCCAGGCGAACGCTCAAATACAGCGAACTGAATCTCTAATCACCGAGGGCGCGGCGGCGGACGACATCCTGGCAGCGCTGGGCATGTCGGTCGATGCCGCTCCGACAACCGCGCCGGCAGCCGACGCTTCCGCCGACGCTTCCGCCGTAAAGGCGGCGGAACAGCAAAAACGAATCCTCGCCGAACGGGCTAAGATCCGCGCCGATGTGGAACGTGATCTGGTGCCGCTGAATCAAGAACTCGATCGCTTGCTGAAGATTGTCGCCTCGGAACACCCCAAGGTCCGTGGCGTGCAAAAGAGAATCGATAAGGTACTGGAGCGACTGAATGACATGCCGCCGCTGCCGAAGCGTTCGCCTTCCGCAGGTCAGCCCAAGACGCAAGACACTGCCAGGCAAGAAACGACCGGGCCTTCCAAAGGAACCCTCGTCACGGCTCGACTGCGAGCCCTACGCACTCGCCGGGACCAACTGGGGCAGCAGATGTCAGACGTCGACGCTCAACTGAAACAAGCCGCCGAGCGGGTATCCAAGCAGAAAACCGAGCTGCAAGAAGACGCGCGCTTTCGCCGTGAAATCACCCTGGAGCAACAACTGGCCGATCGAGCGACGGAGCAGTTGGAGACGATTTTACGCACGCCCCCGGAGCCGGCAACGCAAGCGGCGGTGGTCAGCTTGGCGGAGCCCGGAGTCCAGGTAACGCCGCACCTCGGTCCGCATTTGCTGATTGGTGCCGCGGCCGGAGTGCTGCTGGGGCTGGTCCTGGGCGGCCTGTTCCTGCTTACCTCCGCAGCCGGCGAACCGGAAGGTGACGGGGCGTGACAGCAAGGCGGATGTTTTGTCTTCCTTTTTCGTAGCTACGCTCGCCAGAGCGTGGAAAACGTCGGGCATCCACCTTCTGGCGAAGGTAGCTACGAAGTACTTCGGGGCTTCAGACAGAGACTAGAATTAGGTGTTTCGACGTCCCTTCCCATCTCAGAGATCGATGTATGTATTCTTCCAACCGCCGTCAGTTTTTAACTCTCGCATCCGCCGCGGCATTGGCTGGCGGAGCCGCGACCACCAGCCCCTTGGCGGCCGCTGAGGACACTTCGACAGCGACGACAGCAGCGGCTGACACCGATTCGCGATACAACCCTCGCCCGGCGATCGCGGCTTATTCGTTCCGCAAACATTTTTCCTGGTCGCGAGGTAAAGCCCAACAGCCGCTGGCCCCGAAAATGGACCTTCGCGGCTTCATCGATTTCTGCGCGGCCCAGCGAGCCGCCGCGGAACTGACGACCTATTTCTTCCCGCCCGAGATCCACACCGCCGAACTGTTGGACCTAAAACGTTATGCCTTTCGCAGCGGCGTGACGATCTGTGGCACCGCGGTCGGCAATCGCTTCGACGAATACACCGGCGAGCGGCTTGAGCAGGACATTGCCGCCGCCGAACAGTGGATCGACCGCACCGCCTTGTTAGGCGGATCCCACATTCGGCTGTTTGCCGGCAAAGCGAAAACGCTGGCCGATGCCGGACGGTTCGCGGCCAGCGTCGCAGCCGTACAGCGTTGTGCTCGGCGCGCGGCCGAGCGTGGGGTGATGATCGGTTTGGAAAACCACGGTGGCATCACCGCCGAGACGCTGCTGCGGTTTGTCGATGCGGTCGACAGCGACTGGGTGGGCATCAATCTGGACACCGGCAATTTTCCCACCGAGCCCTACAAGCAGCTGCGGGCCTGTGCGCCGCGAGCGGTCCACGTGCAATGGAAAGTTGCCATCCGCGACGAGCAGGGCAAACACAACGAAGCCGATTTCGAACGCTTGGCGACGATCCTCCGCGACGTCCAGTACAGCGGTTTCGTGGCCATGGAATACGAGGAACCCGGCGACGCCTACCAAGCCACCGCCGACGCGTTGCAAAGAATGAAAACCGCGTTGGGCGTGTAGTCCGTAGCCCGTAGCATGGGCCCCCGGCCTGTGCAGCCCAGCACCCGGACATTCGCCGCCGCGGCGCTAGTGCGCGCACGAACCGAACATCAGCCGCAGGGCGCTAGCCCCCGGTTTTCAGCCGCGAAGCGGCGGCGGGATGTAGCCATGGGCGTGAGCCCATGGAACCGGTGACGCAAGCCGCGCAAAGTCCCAACGGGACGACATGAATTTGCGGCCGCCGCGGACTGCTGTCGCCCCGTTGGGGCTTGGTGCGCGGTGTTTTCGCTCAACCATGGGCTGGCGCCCATGGCTACATGCCGTCGTCCCTTCGGGACTAAGAACCAAGCGATACGGCTGATCGGCACGGGCCGGGGGCCCAGGGCTGTAAGGGTGTCGTCAAACGTCGCTTTTCCCGGCTTTTGCAGGAAAGTCAAAAATCAAATTCTCAGATGCATGGTTGTGTTTTACGAGAAAAGGCCGTTTTCATTGTGTTTCTTACCCTTACAGCCCTGGGCCGGGGGCCCATGCTACGTTTGCTAATGGCCTTCGGGGGCGTTGTCGCTCTTTTTAGGCGGCTCGGTTAACGATGCCAGGTAGGCGATCAGGTCTCGCAGCTCGCGGGGCGAAAGCGACTTAATAATGTCTGCCGGCATCGCCGACTTGCCTTTCTTTCGCGCCACGATCGTCTCCAGATCCAACTCGACGCGCTTCCCATCGGCTTGGATCAATTCGATCGTGTCGTCGTTTTCTTTTAACACGATGCCGGTATAGGTCACGCCTAGATCATCGGCCAGGACGGCCGTTTCGAATCCTTTGGCGATCGCGGCATCTGGCAACACGATGGCTTCGAGCAAATAGCGACGGTCACGCAGTTTGCCGATCCCGCTCAAATCCGGGCCGACTTCGCCGCCTTTACCAGCGACTTTGTGACACCGCACGCAGGATACTTCCGTTTTACCGGTAAACAGTTTTTGCCCCGCCGCAGCATTGCCACCTTCCAAACTGGTCAACCATTTCCCCAACGGATTGGCCGCATTCCGCTCGGCAATGTTCGCATCCAACTTCGCCTGCAGGTCTTTGTCCAGTTTGCCTTCGGCGGCCTGCAGCAGATTCAGCTGGGTGTCGGGCGGCACATTGCCTTCCAAGTAGCTGCGAATGCCGGCCGCGATGACGTCCCGGGCAACGGCCTCTTTGACCGCAGCCAACAGATCCCACGCTCGCTGCCGTTCCTCCATCGTCGGGCTTTGCGTTGCCGATTTCAGCAAGGGCACTGCCGCGGCGGGTTCTTTGTCGGCGATCACATCCAATGCGGCGATCCGCAACGTCGGCTGGTTGCTTTTCAGCGACTGCCGGGACGCGGTCAGGGCTTGAGCCGTGTCGAGTTTGGCCAGCGATCGCAGTGCCGACGCTCGCGCCTGCGGCTGCAAATCTTGAGCTGTAATGCGCTGCAACAACACCGGCACGACGGCGTCCAAGCCCATGCCGGCAGCCAACGCCACCGCCTTGGTCTTGATCGCTTCGGGAGCTCGCAGCAAGCCCGGCATGACGTCTTTGAGGGCGGCTTTGGCATCGGCCGTGGGACGTGCCGACAAGGGGCGGACATCGTTCAACACCCGATCGCGAGGATCCGGTTGCTGCCAATTGGCCAGCATCTCCAAAGCTTCCAACCGCATTGCTTCGGAGGCTCCGGCGCGTTCGGCAAACGTAGCCAAGCGTTGGGCGGCTTCCGGCGTCCCCAGTCGATAGTTGGCATTCAGCACCCGCCGCACCAACGACTCATCAGCCGCCGACGTGACGGCCAATTGAGCCAATGCGTCCAAACCGACGCCGATCGGTTCGTCATGGATCGCCATCGCGGCTTCCAGCACCACCAGCGGCGAACTGTCGGCCAGAAAGTCGGCGGCCAAAGGATGTTGCAGACGACGCAAAGCCACCACCGCAACGCGGCGAACGGGCACGCTGGCGTGAGTCTTCAAAGCGGCGATCTGCTGTGGCGTGGCGCAGCCCACCAAAGCCATCATGCCGGCATGTCGCAGGGCGGGATCACGATTGTTGTTGGCCTCCAGCATCTCCACGATGGCTGCCACGGCTTCTGCGTCGGCCAGCTTGGCCAACGCCATGGCAGCAAAATATTGCACCCGAGCTTGCTCGTCGCCCAGCCGCTTGCGGAGTTCCGCCAGGGTCACGGCCGAAGCGGTGCGAGGCGGCGTGTTGTCACCGATAAATTTGGCTGCCGCGGCACGCACGGCGGATTGCTCGTCGTTTAACAACTTCACCATCGTCTCTAGCGCCGCGGCCCTGGACTGAGACGCCGGCGTGGGCTGAGCGCCGCTGGGCAACGGGGTCTGACGGCGGACGATCTGATCGGCTCCCCAGATCCCGTGCAAACGCGGCACATGCGGCAACGTGGCATCACCGACGACCGCCAACAAAGTTTCCAATTCCGCTCGCTCCGCCAGTTGCCACTGCGCTTCCAAGCGCACACGACGATCCGGATGCGACAACCACTGCTGCAGCTGCGCCTTATCGGGCGTGTTCCAATCGATGGTCAGAATCTGTTGGACCTCGGCGGCGGTGTCACGCTGCTGGGCGTCGGCATCCAACACGCGATAGACGCGTCCCTTACCTTCGCCGTTCCAGCCGTCCACCCAGTCGGAAATCCAAATCGCTCCGCCCGGTCCGAACATCACGTCGGTCGCCAATACGCTCCAGATCAGTTTTTCGTTTTCACCCAGTTTGTAAAACGCGCCATCGGGTTCGAGCCGGAAGGATCGGATTCCACTGTTGGCCGGGGTGCCGCGAAAATCGGCTAACAGGAAGGTATCCTGCAAGCGGTCGCCAAACCCGGTGCCGGGATAATAAGCCAACCCCGAAGGTCCGTCGGCAAAATTGGCGATCGGCGGCACCAGATAGGCGGGCTGTTCGTCATGGAACGGTTCCCAGATGCGTTGTCGGTTGAAGGGTCCACGATCGGGCAGGTACTGGTAGTACATCCGCCAGCCGGTGTCGCCGCCTTCGAGCACGTGGACCAGCCGGGCGCGGTCGCCGCTGTCGCTGTTGTTGTCGCCGGTGAACAAATCGCCAAGATCGTTAAACGCCAGTTCTTGCGGATTGCGGAGACCGCGGGCGAAGACCTCCAAACCGCTGCCGTCCAGCTCACAACGGAACACCGCGCCGGAAGCCGGGTCCGACAGCCGTTTGCCTTCGGCCGTGGTCACGTGGTAGCCGCGGTCGCCGATGCTGAAGTACAAGCGGCCATCGGGTCCGATCACTAAACCGTGCAGGTCGTGCCCGCGAAAGGCCACGCGGACGCCGTAGCCATCGGACATCACGATCGATTCGTCGACCTTGCCGTCCTGATCGGCATCGACCAATTTCCAGAGCTTCGGGATGCAGGTCATGTAGAGTTTGTCGCCACGAGCCAGGACGCCCGCAGCGCTGCCTTCCTCCAGACGATTGAAGCCTTCGGCGAAGGTACTGACCTGGTCGGCCACCCCGTCGCCGTCCTGATCGACCAATCGCCGCACCCGATCGATTTCGGTGGTGTACGATTCGCCACCATCGGGCAGCAGACGCTTGTGGTAGTCAATGCGATCCTGCACCGTCTTGGCCGACAGATCGGCCATCAACCATTGTTCGTCGTGTCCGCGATTATCCGTCACGCCTTTGTTTTGGCGAAACGATTCGACCACAAACAGGCGGCCCTGATAGTCGACATCGAAAGCCACGATATTGGCCACCAGCGGTTCGGCGGCAAACAATTCGGCTCGCCATTGAGCCGGGACCTTCATTTGCTGAAGCGATTGTTGAGCTTCCTCGGAGGCCTCGGCGACCACCGGCGCGTTGGGCGTATCCGCCGCCGTGACGGTAGCCTGCCAAAAACAGACCGCCCAGACGGCCAACCAAAAACGGGTCAAAGCAACAGAACCAGGGCGTAGCATGTGCGAGCCACCTTCGCAAAATCGAACAATAGAAGCGGAAGAGT from Roseimaritima ulvae includes these protein-coding regions:
- a CDS encoding PVC-type heme-binding CxxCH protein — encoded protein: MTRFWLAVWAVCFWQATVTAADTPNAPVVAEASEEAQQSLQQMKVPAQWRAELFAAEPLVANIVAFDVDYQGRLFVVESFRQNKGVTDNRGHDEQWLMADLSAKTVQDRIDYHKRLLPDGGESYTTEIDRVRRLVDQDGDGVADQVSTFAEGFNRLEEGSAAGVLARGDKLYMTCIPKLWKLVDADQDGKVDESIVMSDGYGVRVAFRGHDLHGLVIGPDGRLYFSIGDRGYHVTTAEGKRLSDPASGAVFRCELDGSGLEVFARGLRNPQELAFNDLGDLFTGDNNSDSGDRARLVHVLEGGDTGWRMYYQYLPDRGPFNRQRIWEPFHDEQPAYLVPPIANFADGPSGLAYYPGTGFGDRLQDTFLLADFRGTPANSGIRSFRLEPDGAFYKLGENEKLIWSVLATDVMFGPGGAIWISDWVDGWNGEGKGRVYRVLDADAQQRDTAAEVQQILTIDWNTPDKAQLQQWLSHPDRRVRLEAQWQLAERAELETLLAVVGDATLPHVPRLHGIWGADQIVRRQTPLPSGAQPTPASQSRAAALETMVKLLNDEQSAVRAAAAKFIGDNTPPRTASAVTLAELRKRLGDEQARVQYFAAMALAKLADAEAVAAIVEMLEANNNRDPALRHAGMMALVGCATPQQIAALKTHASVPVRRVAVVALRRLQHPLAADFLADSSPLVVLEAAMAIHDEPIGVGLDALAQLAVTSAADESLVRRVLNANYRLGTPEAAQRLATFAERAGASEAMRLEALEMLANWQQPDPRDRVLNDVRPLSARPTADAKAALKDVMPGLLRAPEAIKTKAVALAAGMGLDAVVPVLLQRITAQDLQPQARASALRSLAKLDTAQALTASRQSLKSNQPTLRIAALDVIADKEPAAAVPLLKSATQSPTMEERQRAWDLLAAVKEAVARDVIAAGIRSYLEGNVPPDTQLNLLQAAEGKLDKDLQAKLDANIAERNAANPLGKWLTSLEGGNAAAGQKLFTGKTEVSCVRCHKVAGKGGEVGPDLSGIGKLRDRRYLLEAIVLPDAAIAKGFETAVLADDLGVTYTGIVLKENDDTIELIQADGKRVELDLETIVARKKGKSAMPADIIKSLSPRELRDLIAYLASLTEPPKKSDNAPEGH